One Bacillus spongiae DNA window includes the following coding sequences:
- the megL gene encoding methionine gamma-lyase, with product MTKGKRKFETAVIHHGYSSENHSDSLAPPLYQTSTFTFDSAEQGARRFAGEEEGYIYSRLSNPTVNMLEERLALLERGEKALAFSSGMAAVSAVLLTLTKASDHIVCSQGVYGCTFGLLQMMEEKYNITHDFSNMSTREEIESVIQPNTACIYVETPINPTMKLIDLSLIVEVAKERGIPVIVDNTFCSPYLQNPLEIGCDIVVHSATKYIGGHGDVIAGILVGKTDRMIDIQSTTQKDIGGVISPFDAWLLLRGLKTLPIRMDRHCENAEVIFAYLKSHPLVEQVYYPGDPDSEDYSIMKAQMRKAGGLISFEIKGGKETAQQFMNSLKLIKIAVSLGDAESLIQHPATMTHAVVPSEEREKMGISDRLLRLSVGLEATDDIINDLDRAFSTVLTMQEC from the coding sequence ATGACAAAGGGGAAGCGAAAATTCGAAACAGCAGTCATTCATCACGGTTATTCATCTGAGAATCACAGCGATAGTTTAGCACCACCGCTATATCAAACGTCGACATTTACTTTTGATAGTGCAGAGCAAGGAGCAAGACGCTTTGCTGGTGAAGAGGAAGGCTATATTTACTCAAGACTTTCAAATCCTACGGTAAATATGCTAGAAGAAAGACTAGCTTTGCTAGAAAGAGGAGAGAAAGCTTTAGCTTTCAGCTCAGGTATGGCAGCGGTATCAGCTGTGTTATTGACGTTAACAAAGGCCTCTGACCATATTGTTTGTTCACAAGGAGTCTATGGATGTACATTTGGATTATTACAAATGATGGAAGAGAAATATAATATTACTCATGATTTTTCTAATATGAGTACAAGAGAAGAGATAGAAAGCGTTATTCAACCAAACACAGCCTGTATTTATGTAGAGACACCTATCAATCCTACAATGAAACTCATTGATCTTTCTTTAATTGTAGAGGTAGCAAAGGAAAGAGGAATTCCCGTTATTGTGGATAATACGTTTTGCTCGCCATATTTACAAAACCCTTTGGAAATTGGTTGCGATATAGTTGTTCATAGCGCTACCAAATACATTGGAGGGCATGGGGATGTGATTGCTGGAATACTTGTTGGGAAAACAGATAGGATGATAGATATTCAGTCGACCACTCAAAAAGATATCGGTGGAGTTATCTCTCCGTTTGATGCCTGGTTGCTATTAAGAGGGTTAAAAACGTTGCCGATAAGGATGGATCGTCACTGTGAAAATGCTGAAGTCATCTTTGCATACTTGAAATCACACCCACTCGTAGAGCAAGTTTATTATCCAGGGGACCCTGATTCTGAAGACTATAGTATAATGAAAGCACAAATGAGAAAAGCAGGTGGACTTATTTCTTTTGAAATAAAAGGTGGAAAAGAGACCGCACAACAATTTATGAACTCCCTAAAGTTAATAAAAATAGCGGTTAGCTTAGGGGACGCGGAATCATTGATACAGCATCCAGCTACTATGACACATGCGGTTGTCCCTTCGGAAGAGCGAGAAAAAATGGGTATTTCCGATCGTTTATTAAGATTGTCCGTTGGGTTGGAAGCGACGGATGATATTATAAATGATCTTGATAGAGCATTTAGTACTGTATTAACAATGCAAGAGTGCTGA
- a CDS encoding GAF domain-containing protein, translating to MFNVENYSGTKEENYVLVIKQLQALLAGEKNVVANLSNASALLNQFLQEVNWVGFYLLEDEQLVLGPFQGLPACIRIPLGKGVCGSAAKEQKTYRVSDVHQFPGHIACDAATHSEIVLPIYKDGKVFGVLDIDSPITDRFDEIDEKMLKEFVKALEELL from the coding sequence ATGTTTAACGTAGAAAATTATTCAGGTACTAAAGAAGAGAATTATGTATTGGTGATTAAGCAGCTACAAGCCTTGTTAGCTGGCGAAAAAAATGTTGTAGCAAACTTAAGTAATGCATCCGCCCTTCTTAACCAATTTTTACAAGAGGTCAACTGGGTAGGGTTTTATCTTTTAGAAGATGAGCAGCTTGTTTTAGGACCGTTCCAAGGACTACCTGCCTGCATCCGAATTCCGCTAGGAAAAGGTGTTTGTGGATCGGCAGCAAAAGAACAAAAAACTTATCGTGTATCGGATGTTCATCAATTCCCCGGTCATATTGCATGTGATGCAGCAACTCATTCCGAAATTGTTCTACCAATATACAAAGACGGTAAAGTATTTGGCGTATTAGATATCGACTCACCTATAACAGACCGCTTTGATGAGATTGATGAAAAAATGTTGAAAGAGTTCGTTAAAGCCTTAGAAGAGCTCCTATAG
- the refZ gene encoding forespore capture DNA-binding protein RefZ: protein MNKVVSSTREKIMTAAIYLFNTKGYHGTSVRDISSRANVNVANVSYYFKGKQGLLEECFTRFFEPYLLIIEKVIKKIDEERADRLLLEAIKNILTFQSQHHHLSRLVLREITVDSQVTREICSSYLMKERYYLKLFFEKGIQQGVFSPFPISFAVVHLKSLLSMPFINKQYMEEVWNLYPHDKLFTDRYFLSIQMWINKVLLKSNIVHQEPLSAIVNQ from the coding sequence ATGAATAAGGTTGTATCGAGTACAAGAGAGAAAATAATGACAGCTGCTATCTATCTTTTTAATACAAAAGGGTATCATGGAACATCTGTCCGTGATATTAGCTCGAGAGCAAATGTAAATGTAGCGAACGTATCTTATTATTTCAAAGGAAAACAAGGTCTATTAGAAGAGTGTTTTACTCGTTTTTTTGAACCATATTTGCTGATTATTGAAAAGGTAATAAAAAAGATTGATGAGGAGCGAGCTGATAGATTATTGCTAGAAGCGATAAAAAATATTTTGACTTTTCAAAGTCAGCATCATCATTTGTCTCGTCTAGTGTTGCGGGAGATAACAGTTGATTCACAAGTAACGAGAGAAATTTGTTCGTCTTACTTAATGAAAGAGCGTTATTACTTAAAATTATTTTTTGAAAAAGGAATTCAACAAGGTGTTTTCTCACCCTTTCCAATTTCATTTGCAGTCGTCCATTTGAAATCGCTATTGTCGATGCCGTTTATTAATAAGCAATATATGGAAGAAGTGTGGAACTTATATCCCCATGATAAACTCTTTACGGATCGATACTTTTTATCTATTCAAATGTGGATTAATAAAGTTCTCCTTAAATCGAATATCGTCCATCAGGAGCCATTGTCGGCAATAGTCAACCAATAA
- the ezrA gene encoding septation ring formation regulator EzrA: MMGLLIASILFIIIIFSISTFLRRKHYQEVDALEGWKVDIMNRPVLEELSKVKQLNMTGETEELFEKWRQQWEEILSVSLPNVEEFLFDAEEHADKFRLKKAKLSTTNASILLQRIEKEIENILEELSELVGSEEKNRVEIEELNLQFQECRKQLLAHRHQFGEAASSLETELMEIKQVFDSFQELTNAGNYLEARELLHTLQQQYESVALKIEKTPDLLAQCQTILPSQLDEIQNGYIEMKEQGYTLDHLEIEQEVQKYIDELKKMRAKVSDFDVIKVEETITTIKEKIQSLYDLLEQEVNSKHYVVQNEPEIKQLLDELRIENDVLKTETDFVQQGYRLESEDLDTPRKLEKQLHIILNRYNKFVSGVSEHDVAFSFISDELKKIKEELNQIRENQTEFAQHLQNLRKDEMDARNSISELKIKLSKAIRMISKSNVPGLPEEYELLLDQAKEHVENAVQSLNEKPLNMKNIQAFLTEASDSITDFYEKTEELVEKVLLAEKVIQYGNRYRSRYSTVEEGLNSAEASFRSYQYQTALEQAAATVEEVEPGALKKIESWGSEGVS, from the coding sequence ATGATGGGACTACTTATTGCCAGCATCTTATTCATTATTATCATCTTTAGTATAAGCACTTTCTTACGTAGAAAGCATTATCAGGAAGTAGACGCTCTAGAAGGTTGGAAGGTAGACATCATGAATCGGCCTGTACTGGAGGAATTGTCGAAGGTTAAACAGCTAAATATGACAGGAGAAACCGAAGAATTATTTGAAAAGTGGCGTCAACAATGGGAGGAAATCTTATCAGTTTCGCTACCAAATGTTGAAGAGTTCTTATTTGACGCGGAGGAGCATGCGGATAAATTTCGTTTAAAGAAAGCCAAACTTTCTACAACTAATGCAAGTATTTTACTACAAAGGATCGAGAAAGAAATAGAAAATATTCTGGAAGAGCTTTCTGAGTTGGTAGGAAGTGAAGAGAAAAACCGTGTTGAAATCGAAGAACTTAACCTCCAATTCCAAGAGTGTCGAAAACAGTTACTTGCCCATCGCCATCAGTTTGGTGAAGCAGCTTCATCTTTAGAAACCGAATTAATGGAAATTAAGCAAGTATTTGATTCTTTTCAAGAACTTACAAATGCAGGAAACTACCTTGAAGCACGAGAACTCTTACATACATTACAGCAACAATATGAGAGCGTGGCATTAAAAATAGAAAAAACCCCAGATTTATTAGCTCAATGTCAAACTATTTTACCTTCACAATTAGATGAGATTCAGAATGGGTACATAGAAATGAAGGAACAGGGGTATACGTTAGATCACCTTGAAATTGAGCAAGAGGTTCAAAAATACATAGATGAATTGAAAAAAATGAGAGCAAAGGTGTCAGACTTTGATGTTATAAAGGTTGAGGAAACGATCACAACGATAAAAGAAAAAATCCAATCCTTATACGACCTTTTAGAACAAGAGGTTAATAGTAAACATTATGTTGTGCAAAATGAGCCTGAAATTAAGCAATTGCTTGATGAGTTACGAATCGAGAATGATGTATTAAAAACGGAAACAGATTTTGTTCAACAAGGTTATCGATTAGAGTCTGAGGATCTAGATACACCAAGAAAATTGGAAAAACAGCTTCATATAATCTTGAACCGTTACAACAAATTCGTGAGCGGTGTGTCTGAGCATGATGTTGCCTTTTCATTTATTAGTGATGAGCTAAAAAAGATAAAGGAAGAACTGAATCAAATACGTGAAAATCAAACGGAATTTGCACAGCACCTTCAAAATTTAAGAAAAGATGAAATGGATGCAAGAAATAGTATTTCTGAATTAAAGATAAAGTTAAGTAAGGCCATTAGAATGATTTCAAAAAGCAATGTACCTGGACTGCCTGAAGAATATGAATTGCTATTAGACCAGGCTAAAGAGCATGTAGAAAATGCTGTTCAGTCTTTAAATGAAAAGCCGCTGAACATGAAAAATATTCAGGCCTTTTTAACTGAAGCATCTGACTCGATTACAGATTTTTATGAGAAAACAGAGGAGTTAGTAGAAAAAGTATTACTTGCTGAAAAGGTAATCCAATACGGTAATCGATACCGAAGTCGGTATAGTACTGTTGAAGAAGGCTTAAATTCAGCTGAAGCTTCCTTTAGAAGCTATCAGTATCAAACTGCGTTAGAACAGGCAGCAGCTACTGTTGAAGAAGTTGAACCTGGTGCTCTAAAGAAAATTGAGTCATGGGGAAGCGAGGGAGTATCATGA
- a CDS encoding cysteine desulfurase family protein, whose product MIYLDNSATTKPYEEVLETFLKVSSSYFGNPSSLHSLGGNIEKLLEQARKQSASLLGVKGNEIFYTSGGTESNNLALKGVALHYQKRGKHIITSSIEHPSIKETCQQLEEHGFDITYLPVNSFGRINPDDVEAALRNDTILVSIMHVNNEVGTVQPIKRIGELLADRPRTLFHVDHVQGVGKVPLDFYECHIDLCSLSAHKFHGLKGTGLLFVKEGLKLSPLHSGGEQERRLRSGTENTGGIVSSAKALRLYLQEANEGRERLRQLNSYVRKQLSEMEGIEIHSPDENIAPHIVNFSLLGLKGEVLVHAFEENDIYISTTSACSSKQKKPSSTLLAMGKSIEKADSAVRVSLSFHNTQKEMDTFINVLRHIQMKYANVIRRAK is encoded by the coding sequence TTGATTTATCTTGATAATAGTGCAACAACAAAACCTTACGAGGAAGTATTAGAGACATTTTTAAAGGTAAGTAGTAGCTATTTTGGAAATCCCTCCTCTTTGCATTCTCTAGGTGGAAACATAGAAAAATTACTTGAGCAAGCAAGAAAGCAATCGGCTTCTTTACTTGGAGTAAAGGGAAATGAAATATTCTATACTTCTGGTGGAACAGAGTCCAATAATTTAGCGTTAAAAGGAGTGGCACTTCACTATCAAAAACGTGGGAAACATATTATTACTTCCTCTATTGAGCATCCCTCAATCAAGGAGACGTGTCAACAATTAGAAGAACACGGTTTTGACATTACATATTTGCCTGTGAATTCTTTTGGTAGAATAAATCCTGATGATGTTGAAGCAGCCTTACGGAATGATACGATATTAGTCTCTATTATGCATGTTAATAATGAAGTTGGCACTGTTCAACCTATTAAACGAATTGGAGAGTTACTTGCAGATAGACCGAGGACACTCTTTCATGTTGATCATGTACAAGGGGTAGGGAAGGTACCGTTGGACTTTTATGAATGTCATATCGATTTATGCTCCTTGTCCGCACATAAGTTTCATGGTCTTAAGGGAACAGGCCTATTATTTGTTAAAGAAGGCCTTAAGCTATCGCCACTTCATTCAGGTGGGGAACAAGAAAGAAGGCTCAGAAGCGGTACAGAGAATACGGGAGGAATAGTAAGTTCAGCTAAGGCTCTTCGATTATATTTACAAGAAGCAAACGAAGGAAGAGAAAGATTACGTCAATTAAATAGTTATGTGAGAAAACAACTAAGTGAGATGGAAGGAATAGAAATTCATTCTCCAGATGAAAACATTGCACCACATATTGTGAATTTTTCGCTCCTTGGTTTAAAGGGAGAGGTTCTGGTTCATGCATTTGAGGAAAATGATATATATATTTCTACTACAAGTGCTTGTTCATCAAAACAAAAAAAACCTAGTTCTACATTATTGGCAATGGGGAAAAGTATAGAAAAGGCAGATAGCGCAGTGCGAGTAAGTTTATCCTTTCACAACACCCAAAAGGAAATGGATACGTTTATTAATGTACTTCGCCATATTCAGATGAAATACGCTAATGTTATAAGGAGAGCTAAATAG
- the thiI gene encoding tRNA uracil 4-sulfurtransferase ThiI, producing MNYERILIRYGEISTKGRNRNQFVSKLKGNIVRLFKDMPNLHVQSTRDRMHILLNGENGEEVMKRLRTVFGIQSFSPVIKTTQSLEEIQLAALELMKKAYQEGCTFKVSVKRADKSFSYDTNELNHLVGGFILPKIEGLTVNVKQPDIKLHIEIRKEGVYLSNEVIEGAGGMPVGTSGKAMLMLSGGLDSPVAGYMTMKRGVELEAVHFHSPPFTSERAKEKVVELARQLSPFSGSIKLHIVPFTEIQQTIHAQVPENYTMTSTRRMMLMITDEIRKQQNGLAIVTGESLGQVASQTLDSMFAINDVTSTPIIRPLVTFDKTEIINIAQDIGTYETSILPYEDCCTIFTPPSPKTKPKKEKVEYYESFVDFATLISEAVKETETVTLSVKRNDVTENVLNDLL from the coding sequence ATGAATTATGAACGTATACTGATTCGTTACGGTGAAATATCAACAAAAGGTAGAAATAGAAATCAATTTGTAAGTAAGTTGAAGGGAAATATTGTTCGACTGTTTAAAGATATGCCTAACCTTCATGTGCAATCCACACGAGATCGGATGCATATATTATTGAACGGAGAAAACGGTGAAGAAGTAATGAAACGCCTTCGGACAGTTTTTGGTATTCAATCTTTTTCTCCTGTTATTAAAACAACTCAAAGCCTAGAAGAGATTCAATTAGCGGCTCTTGAACTAATGAAGAAAGCCTACCAGGAAGGGTGTACTTTTAAAGTATCCGTCAAAAGAGCAGATAAATCATTCTCATATGATACGAATGAACTAAATCATTTAGTAGGTGGCTTTATTTTACCTAAAATTGAGGGACTCACCGTTAATGTAAAACAACCTGATATTAAACTTCATATTGAGATAAGAAAAGAAGGTGTGTATCTTTCAAATGAAGTGATAGAAGGTGCAGGTGGGATGCCAGTAGGAACAAGTGGAAAGGCGATGCTCATGTTATCTGGTGGTCTTGATAGTCCTGTTGCTGGCTATATGACGATGAAAAGAGGAGTCGAACTTGAAGCAGTTCATTTTCATAGTCCTCCGTTTACGTCTGAGAGGGCCAAAGAAAAAGTGGTGGAATTAGCTCGTCAGTTATCTCCTTTTAGTGGGAGCATCAAGCTTCATATTGTCCCTTTTACGGAAATTCAACAAACCATTCATGCACAAGTACCAGAAAACTATACGATGACGTCTACGCGTAGAATGATGTTGATGATTACCGATGAAATTCGGAAACAACAAAACGGCTTAGCTATTGTAACAGGAGAAAGTCTAGGTCAAGTTGCTAGTCAAACGTTAGATAGTATGTTTGCAATAAATGATGTTACGTCAACACCTATCATTCGTCCACTGGTTACCTTCGACAAAACGGAGATTATTAACATAGCACAGGATATAGGAACGTATGAAACATCCATTTTACCTTACGAGGACTGCTGTACCATTTTTACACCACCTTCTCCTAAGACAAAACCGAAAAAAGAAAAAGTGGAATATTACGAGAGCTTTGTTGATTTTGCTACGCTTATAAGTGAAGCTGTTAAAGAAACAGAGACAGTCACATTAAGTGTGAAAAGAAATGATGTTACTGAAAATGTACTAAATGATTTATTGTAA
- a CDS encoding alpha/beta-type small acid-soluble spore protein, with product MAYNNNSNQLVTPQAQQAIDQMKYEIASEFGVQLGPDATSRANGSVGGEITKRLVQMAEQQIGGGYQQQ from the coding sequence ATGGCATACAACAATAATTCAAATCAATTAGTTACTCCACAAGCTCAACAAGCGATTGACCAAATGAAATATGAAATTGCGTCTGAGTTTGGCGTTCAATTAGGTCCTGATGCAACATCACGCGCTAACGGTTCTGTTGGTGGTGAGATTACAAAGCGCCTAGTTCAAATGGCTGAGCAACAAATTGGTGGAGGATACCAACAACAATAA